The following coding sequences are from one uncultured Desulfobacter sp. window:
- a CDS encoding DDE-type integrase/transposase/recombinase, with amino-acid sequence MPIPDPADLAVWRYGIISSLLHRNEEVETMEEALIRIAGVQYRRPDGQFVSFSPETLRKWFYRYRNGGLPALNDAQRKNTGTHHAVPRAISDRLFQLRQEHPRWTFARLIEQLVQDKVWDMQSPARSTLYRFARTCNLQRDPHLTVHDPARPFQYQFFGQMWTADFLHGPKIRVNSQKRKTYLHAIIDDATRYVVHAGFFTSEGTEVMMMALMATVRTHGKPRRFYTDNGACYASKHLKFVCANLGIHLIHTPPGQPRGRGKVERFFRTVRDQFLEGKNAPAHTLDGLNKAFSQWLSTYHRRIHSSLGMTPLQKRLGHQSACIPLPETIDIEPLFRMKRRCKVYLNNTVRLKKRSYEVADALPGQRLDIWFMPWNLDRIWYGPEMKPAKPIDPIQNAYRGR; translated from the coding sequence ATGCCAATACCTGACCCAGCCGATCTCGCTGTCTGGCGATACGGCATTATCAGCAGTCTTCTTCATCGAAATGAAGAGGTAGAGACCATGGAGGAGGCACTGATCAGAATTGCCGGAGTTCAGTATCGCCGGCCTGACGGTCAATTTGTGTCCTTTTCTCCGGAAACCTTAAGAAAATGGTTTTATCGTTATCGGAACGGCGGCCTGCCGGCGTTAAACGATGCCCAAAGAAAAAACACCGGCACCCACCATGCCGTACCCAGGGCGATCTCGGACCGATTGTTTCAACTGCGGCAGGAACATCCCAGATGGACTTTTGCCCGTTTGATCGAACAGCTGGTTCAGGATAAAGTCTGGGATATGCAGTCTCCGGCCCGTTCCACGCTTTATCGCTTTGCCCGGACATGCAACCTTCAACGAGATCCCCATTTGACGGTGCATGATCCGGCTCGACCCTTTCAATATCAGTTCTTTGGTCAAATGTGGACTGCAGACTTTCTTCACGGCCCAAAGATCAGAGTGAACAGCCAAAAACGCAAAACCTATCTGCATGCCATTATTGACGATGCCACAAGATATGTGGTTCATGCCGGTTTTTTTACCAGTGAGGGCACCGAGGTAATGATGATGGCACTGATGGCCACCGTTCGAACCCATGGCAAGCCGCGTCGGTTCTATACGGACAACGGGGCCTGTTACGCAAGCAAGCATCTTAAATTTGTTTGTGCCAACCTGGGTATCCATCTGATCCATACGCCGCCGGGCCAACCCAGGGGAAGGGGTAAAGTGGAACGATTCTTCCGGACCGTCCGGGATCAGTTCCTTGAGGGCAAAAATGCCCCGGCCCATACTCTGGACGGGTTGAACAAGGCCTTTTCACAATGGCTGTCGACTTATCATCGGCGTATTCACAGCAGCCTGGGCATGACCCCTTTGCAGAAACGGCTTGGGCATCAAAGTGCCTGCATCCCTCTACCGGAAACGATTGATATCGAGCCTTTATTTAGAATGAAGCGCCGGTGCAAAGTTTACCTGAATAATACCGTCAGGCTTAAAAAGCGGTCCTATGAGGTGGCAGACGCCTTACCCGGCCAGCGCCTCGACATCTGGTTTATGCCATGGAACCTTGACCGAATCTGGTACGGACCGGAAATGAAACCGGCCAAACCAATTGATCCCATCCAAAACGCATATAGAGGGAGGTAA
- a CDS encoding adenylate/guanylate cyclase domain-containing protein, which translates to MDRFENIFDQVYDLTKNLPQKHELTKSFSSRAVVANEALDNLPKGPQDEFFLQSQLRPVFGKVGINESPIGTHPDFIQLEGTDTGTIYHYVCTLFIDIKGSTRLNLLYEPELVYLFKNAVIKTCIEVVRSLDGHVHRIMGDAVMAFFGGNNIEKENAIADATNCSITLRTVLEESIKPWMERNGLDSKDFGFRIGCDFGDDTEVLWGSFGYYNVSEVSATGLPVDMASKLQHLANKNQTMLGQGLLDFINWPDKYSKIKETEKNGTKTLLPCVLPNLTNADGVPLNYKMKLLEYDKCLEYIAFPVHFKEQIKNSKILSNHAISYKCYSLNNGNRELYISGSKFLEKDIDLRFEVSALTKSRLRFPLRVEFSKTNHGIATPEKERDIEQDPKIYTLRTKINKHNKSPEPISKIELEEYTAYRGLHTMKCEVYDNINKLVFRDWIGVFIK; encoded by the coding sequence ATGGATAGATTCGAAAACATATTTGATCAGGTCTATGATTTAACAAAGAACCTACCTCAGAAACATGAACTTACAAAATCCTTTAGTTCAAGAGCGGTCGTCGCTAATGAAGCTTTAGATAATTTGCCCAAAGGGCCACAAGATGAATTTTTCCTTCAATCCCAACTTAGACCTGTTTTTGGTAAGGTTGGAATAAATGAATCACCAATAGGAACTCATCCAGATTTCATTCAATTAGAGGGAACTGATACGGGTACTATTTATCATTATGTATGTACATTATTTATCGATATAAAGGGATCGACGAGGCTCAATTTACTTTATGAACCGGAATTGGTGTATTTATTTAAAAATGCTGTGATTAAAACATGTATAGAAGTTGTCCGCTCCCTTGATGGTCATGTTCATCGAATAATGGGTGATGCTGTCATGGCATTTTTCGGAGGCAATAATATCGAAAAAGAAAATGCTATAGCAGATGCCACAAATTGTTCAATAACTTTGAGAACTGTCTTAGAGGAAAGTATTAAGCCATGGATGGAGAGAAATGGATTAGACTCTAAAGATTTTGGTTTCCGCATTGGTTGCGACTTTGGAGATGACACTGAAGTTTTATGGGGAAGCTTTGGCTACTACAATGTTAGTGAGGTCTCGGCGACCGGGTTACCTGTTGACATGGCCTCAAAACTTCAACATCTTGCTAATAAAAATCAAACTATGCTTGGGCAAGGCTTACTTGATTTTATTAATTGGCCCGATAAATATTCAAAAATTAAAGAAACAGAAAAAAACGGGACTAAAACCCTGCTGCCTTGTGTTCTTCCAAATTTAACTAACGCAGACGGAGTCCCTCTTAATTACAAAATGAAACTCTTGGAATATGACAAATGTTTGGAGTACATCGCTTTTCCTGTACACTTCAAAGAACAGATCAAAAATTCCAAAATACTTTCAAACCACGCTATATCATATAAGTGTTATTCTCTTAATAATGGAAACAGGGAGTTATATATCTCCGGCTCAAAATTTTTAGAAAAAGATATAGACTTAAGATTTGAAGTGTCTGCACTGACTAAAAGCCGTTTGCGCTTCCCTTTGAGAGTTGAATTTTCAAAAACTAACCATGGAATTGCTACACCTGAAAAAGAAAGAGATATTGAGCAAGACCCCAAAATTTATACATTAAGGACGAAAATTAATAAACATAACAAATCTCCTGAACCGATATCAAAGATTGAATTAGAAGAATACACGGCATATCGTGGTTTGCATACAATGAAATGTGAAGTTTACGATAATATCAATAAATTAGTATTTAGGGATTGGATTGGAGTTTTTATAAAATAA
- a CDS encoding AAA family ATPase, translating into MQDTHTIEQAPMADFFGWKYHPFADTYEQRKLWLPKEDLRKLDTIKRLLHHGKSTALCGPSGTGKTTLIHALVSDLDRNAYLPVMLPYAGHPRNGLTRILAQTLGVDIKSRGMPLITRVQQHIESLSNQANSRHPVLIVDDAQRIESDSLWDLCSLLVQTLQQRSAASLILVGDDSLLRQLRLYAMAPIRSRLTGIMKINAMNEYETQHFIESRLKNAQAPSDLFTKEAMDLIASSTRGNRRGVMNMATICLEEAYYHNEKNVTAELIYNSEWFNESE; encoded by the coding sequence ATGCAAGACACCCATACCATAGAACAGGCGCCCATGGCCGATTTTTTTGGCTGGAAGTACCATCCCTTTGCCGACACCTATGAACAGCGCAAACTCTGGCTACCCAAAGAGGACCTGCGCAAACTCGATACCATAAAACGTTTGCTGCACCATGGCAAAAGCACCGCACTGTGCGGCCCTTCAGGGACCGGAAAAACCACCTTGATTCATGCATTGGTATCGGATCTGGATCGAAATGCATACCTCCCGGTTATGCTGCCCTATGCCGGTCATCCAAGAAACGGACTGACACGCATTCTTGCCCAGACCCTCGGGGTGGATATAAAAAGCCGGGGAATGCCTTTGATTACAAGGGTTCAGCAGCATATTGAATCCTTATCCAACCAGGCCAACTCACGTCATCCGGTGCTGATCGTCGATGATGCTCAGCGCATCGAATCCGACTCCCTCTGGGATCTTTGTTCTCTTCTGGTCCAAACCTTACAACAGAGAAGCGCAGCCTCTCTTATCCTTGTCGGGGACGACTCTCTGCTCAGGCAACTTCGACTTTATGCAATGGCACCGATACGATCCCGGCTCACCGGCATTATGAAAATCAATGCCATGAACGAGTATGAAACCCAGCATTTTATCGAAAGCCGTCTTAAAAATGCACAAGCTCCATCGGACCTGTTTACCAAAGAAGCAATGGATTTGATCGCAAGTTCCACCCGGGGAAACAGACGGGGCGTAATGAATATGGCGACGATCTGTCTTGAGGAGGCCTATTATCACAATGAAAAAAATGTGACTGCCGAGCTCATTTACAACTCGGAATGGTTCAACGAATCTGAGTGA
- a CDS encoding IS66 family transposase produces MDIKQDELDALLERVRSNELQDGDYELIKALVETVAYLNTLSNEKAASIKRLLKMVFGDKTEKKKTSNPQNRPKRKKKKKGHGKNGANAYKGAKKIKICHQSLKSGNDCPACEKGKLYGEKPPAKIVRITGGAPFQATVYELQRLRCNLCGQIFTAQAPDNVGKEKYDAKSGAMLALLKYGSGVPLYRLGKLQASLGMPLPPSTQWEIIESVADKIHPVYTELVRQAAQGKVLYNDDTTMKILSLIKETDKAAKRKGMFTSGILSECDVGKIALFFTGHNHAGENLSRVLKERGSREDRPIQMCDALSRNLPKGFESILCNCLVHGRRNFVDVMDDFPEECDHVIDTVAKIYEHDHKVREQGLDDAQRLQYHQTHSGPLMRALKVWLEDKFENKEVEPNSSLGKAISYMLNHWQELTRFLEIPGAPLDNNLCEQLLKKSILHRKNSLFYKTEHGAYIGDLFMSLIHTCNLQNINPFEYLTALQKHSSEIFQNPSDWLPWSFENTIAKKSGETADNL; encoded by the coding sequence ATGGACATAAAGCAGGACGAACTTGACGCGCTCCTTGAGCGGGTAAGATCAAATGAACTGCAGGACGGCGATTATGAGTTGATCAAAGCATTGGTTGAAACCGTTGCTTATTTGAATACGTTGTCCAATGAAAAAGCAGCATCCATTAAACGGTTATTAAAAATGGTATTCGGCGATAAGACCGAAAAGAAGAAAACGTCGAATCCGCAGAACCGGCCGAAACGAAAAAAGAAGAAAAAAGGTCACGGCAAAAATGGTGCAAACGCCTATAAAGGTGCCAAGAAGATCAAGATCTGTCATCAAAGCCTTAAGTCAGGTAATGATTGCCCTGCCTGTGAAAAAGGTAAATTGTATGGTGAAAAACCACCTGCCAAGATCGTCCGGATAACAGGCGGTGCTCCCTTCCAGGCGACAGTATATGAACTGCAGAGATTGCGGTGTAACCTTTGTGGGCAGATTTTTACTGCCCAGGCGCCCGACAATGTGGGCAAAGAAAAATATGATGCCAAATCCGGTGCCATGCTGGCCCTTCTAAAATATGGCAGCGGAGTCCCTTTATACCGCTTGGGCAAACTTCAGGCTAGCCTGGGGATGCCGCTGCCCCCATCGACCCAATGGGAAATCATCGAAAGCGTAGCAGACAAGATTCATCCGGTATATACAGAGTTAGTCCGTCAGGCTGCACAAGGCAAGGTGTTGTACAATGACGACACGACAATGAAAATTTTATCCTTGATAAAAGAAACAGACAAGGCAGCCAAGCGAAAAGGGATGTTCACTTCCGGAATCCTGTCAGAATGTGACGTAGGAAAGATTGCCCTGTTTTTTACCGGCCACAATCATGCTGGAGAAAATTTATCCAGGGTTCTGAAAGAACGGGGATCCAGAGAAGATCGGCCAATACAGATGTGTGATGCTCTGTCCAGGAATCTGCCAAAAGGTTTTGAATCGATATTATGCAATTGTCTCGTGCATGGACGCCGTAACTTTGTCGACGTCATGGACGATTTCCCTGAGGAGTGTGACCATGTAATTGATACAGTGGCTAAAATTTATGAGCACGATCATAAGGTAAGGGAGCAAGGCCTGGACGATGCTCAACGCCTTCAATATCATCAAACCCACAGCGGTCCACTGATGCGGGCGCTTAAAGTATGGCTGGAAGACAAGTTTGAAAACAAAGAAGTAGAACCCAACTCCAGTCTGGGCAAGGCCATATCATATATGTTGAATCACTGGCAGGAATTGACCCGTTTCCTGGAGATCCCTGGAGCACCGCTGGATAATAATCTTTGCGAACAATTGCTGAAAAAGTCGATTCTGCACCGAAAAAATTCATTATTTTATAAAACCGAACACGGTGCCTATATTGGCGACCTGTTCATGAGCCTGATACATACCTGCAACCTGCAAAATATAAATCCCTTTGAATACCTGACCGCACTACAGAAGCACTCTTCCGAGATCTTCCAAAACCCTTCTGACTGGTTGCCGTGGTCATTTGAAAACACAATCGCTAAAAAATCAGGGGAAACAGCTGATAATCTGTAA
- the tnpB gene encoding IS66 family insertion sequence element accessory protein TnpB (TnpB, as the term is used for proteins encoded by IS66 family insertion elements, is considered an accessory protein, since TnpC, encoded by a neighboring gene, is a DDE family transposase.) translates to MIQITPQMRIMLAVTPADFRKGIDGLAAVCRRVLKQNPFSGYVFVFRNKPGTALKILIYDGQGFWLCQKRLSKGRFKWWPKKGGDEIHPLAAHELQMLIWNGNPQKNNVLLWKKI, encoded by the coding sequence ATGATCCAAATCACACCGCAAATGCGGATAATGCTGGCGGTAACTCCTGCTGATTTTCGAAAGGGGATCGACGGCCTGGCAGCTGTTTGTCGCAGGGTGTTAAAACAAAATCCTTTTTCCGGATATGTTTTTGTTTTCAGAAACAAACCGGGGACTGCCCTGAAGATACTAATATATGATGGCCAGGGCTTCTGGCTTTGTCAAAAAAGATTGAGCAAGGGGCGTTTTAAATGGTGGCCTAAAAAGGGAGGAGATGAAATTCACCCATTGGCTGCACATGAATTACAGATGTTGATATGGAACGGAAATCCTCAAAAAAATAATGTACTTTTGTGGAAAAAAATCTAG